A segment of the Candidatus Methylomirabilota bacterium genome:
GCTCCAGGAGCCCGGCCAGGACGCCCAGGGCCAGCAGCGCCGCGCCGTGCTGATCGATCACGGCCGTACCCACGGGCGTGGGCGGCTGGCCGGCGCGTCCCGAGATGCTGGCCAGCCCGGAGATGGCCTGCAATAACAGATCCTGGCCGGGCCGGTCGCGATAGGGGCTCGACTCGCCGTAGCCGGAGGCCGAGACGTAGATCAGCCGGGGGTTCAGCGCGGACGCCGCCGCGTAGTCGAGGCCCAGGCGCGTCATCACCCCCGGCCGGAAGTTCTGGACGAGCACGTCGGCGCGCTCGATGAGACGCCGGGCCACGGTCTGGCCCTCGGGCGCCTTGAGATCGAGAGTGAGGCTGCGCTGGTTGCGGTGGGTGGCCAGGTAGAAGGCGCTGACGCCGTTCAGGAAGAGGTCGCACCCCGACCAGTTGCGCTCCCAGAGCGTCCCGCCCGGGGGCTCGATCTTGACGACGTCGGCCCCGAGGTCGGCCAGGAACTGGACGCCCGACGGCCCCAGCAGGAACTGGGTGAAGCTCAGCACGCGGACGCCGGCGAGGATGCTCAGCCCGGCCGGCTCGCTCACTCCACCACCTTGAGGATGTGGGTGGCGGCGGCCACCACCTCCCCGCGCTGGTTGGTGCAGGTGACGCGGGCGAACGTCTTCCGCTCGGCCTCCTTCCGCTCGACGATCTCGTACTCTACCGTCACCGTGTCGCCGATGAAAGCCGCGTGGGGGAAGCGGATCCGGTCGTAGCCGTAGGAGACGATGGTGCCGCCGAGCCCGGCGCAGATCTCCGTGGATGCCCGCGACATGTAGCCGACGAGCAGGGCGCCGTGGGCGATCCGGCGCCCGTAGCGGGTGGCCCGCATGTACTCCTCGTCGACGTGGTTCGGCGAGAAGTCGCCGCTGATGCCGGCGAACAGGTAGACGTCCGATTCCCCCACCGTCTTCCGCACGGTCACCTTCCGACCCACCGTGAGCGCGTCGAATGCGTCCATAGCTCAGCTCCTCAGATTTTCAGGCCCTTGACGACGTACTCCTGGGCGAAGAGCGTGACGATGAGGGCCGGGCCGATGGCCATGACCGCGGTGGCGCTCATCAGGTGCCACTCGATGCCCGTCTCGTGGACGAACTGGGCCATCCGGACGGTCAGCATCGTGGTCCGGCTGCCGGTGAGGATCAGGGCGAAGAGGAACTCGTTCCAGGTATAGAGCCAGGACAGGATGAACAGCGCCACGATCCCCGGCGTGGCCATGGGCACCGCGATTCTGAAAAAGGCCCCCCAGCGCGAGCAGCCGTCGATGTACGCCGCGTACTCGGCTTCGGGCTCGATCCCGTCGAAGAAGCCCTTCATGATCCAGGAAAAGAAGCAGATGTGGATCGCGATGTGGGGCAGGAGCAGCCCCAGGTACGTATCCAGGATGCCCAGCCACTGGGTGAGGAGGTAGAGCGGGATGACCCAGGAAATGTAGGGGATGCAGCGGAAGAGGTAGATGAGACCGAACCAGAGGTTGCTGGCGGCGCCCGAAAAGCGGGAGAGCATGTAGCCGGAGGTGATGGTGACCGCCAGCGAGAAGACCGTGGCCAGCGTCGCGATGAGCGCGCTGTTGACGAAGGCCTCCTTCATCTCCGGCTTGGCCAGCGCCTCGGCGAAGTTGCCCAGCGTGAACTCCGTGCCGCGGTGGACGTAGAAGACCCCGGAGGCCGGGCGGAGCGCCGTCAGCACCATCCAGGCCACCGGGAAGACCAGGGGCAGTATCACCCCGGTGACCGCCAGCCCGAAGAACGCCCGCCTCCACCCCGGGGCTATCGCGACACCTCCACCACGTAGCTCAAGGCTTTGTAGAGCACGCCGCCCACCACCATGATGATGCCCGCGCCGATCATGGACGCCGCCGCCCCCA
Coding sequences within it:
- a CDS encoding MaoC/PaaZ C-terminal domain-containing protein, with the translated sequence MDAFDALTVGRKVTVRKTVGESDVYLFAGISGDFSPNHVDEEYMRATRYGRRIAHGALLVGYMSRASTEICAGLGGTIVSYGYDRIRFPHAAFIGDTVTVEYEIVERKEAERKTFARVTCTNQRGEVVAAATHILKVVE
- a CDS encoding carbohydrate ABC transporter permease, encoding MILPLVFPVAWMVLTALRPASGVFYVHRGTEFTLGNFAEALAKPEMKEAFVNSALIATLATVFSLAVTITSGYMLSRFSGAASNLWFGLIYLFRCIPYISWVIPLYLLTQWLGILDTYLGLLLPHIAIHICFFSWIMKGFFDGIEPEAEYAAYIDGCSRWGAFFRIAVPMATPGIVALFILSWLYTWNEFLFALILTGSRTTMLTVRMAQFVHETGIEWHLMSATAVMAIGPALIVTLFAQEYVVKGLKI